Proteins co-encoded in one Sulfurimonas sp. HSL1-2 genomic window:
- a CDS encoding type IV pili methyl-accepting chemotaxis transducer N-terminal domain-containing protein — MRTITSKIKLIGGMLSLIIASIVGITVYINHASKQDSVVINIAGKQRMLTQQIAKEVLWLQNRNEGNFKALDTARAEFDASLEDLMNGAPERGIYAPPKQCITERLLQVSSLWKTFDDHVVRFQELLAETNKLKESLPSENEAILMISDRVVKQMVVEGLEGAVIDDAGRQRMLTQRIGFSATQYLITGDANYFTQFQKAYGLYGATLKRFEENRVWYQRPDLHQLLIENDKQWQKYSTYMFELMEKQKQLNEAVLHIKELNVVLLETMDSAVAAYSAYSEEQRAFLQYFQYAASLIALLFMVYAVYLTRRIQGDFELFLDRSRSMADSLKLSEETVRYEPTMETVQTDELSQASMHMSHFVDKINTILQHAQQAIHESEQAANELATVTETMDEEFEGLGIDEASKKDIDRTIDKSEDIVIQTLEELSGTSRLLTKLQENLNSIVTKTEPKPRG, encoded by the coding sequence ATGAGAACCATTACATCCAAAATCAAACTGATCGGCGGCATGCTCTCGCTGATCATCGCCTCAATTGTCGGTATCACTGTGTATATCAACCACGCATCAAAACAGGACTCCGTGGTGATCAATATCGCGGGTAAGCAACGGATGCTGACGCAGCAGATCGCCAAAGAGGTGCTATGGCTCCAAAACCGTAACGAGGGAAACTTTAAAGCGCTTGATACTGCTCGTGCCGAGTTCGATGCAAGCCTGGAAGATCTCATGAACGGCGCCCCGGAACGAGGGATATATGCACCACCCAAGCAGTGCATTACGGAAAGGCTTTTGCAGGTCTCTTCACTTTGGAAAACATTTGATGATCATGTAGTCCGATTCCAAGAGCTTCTGGCGGAGACGAACAAACTGAAAGAGTCGCTCCCTTCTGAAAACGAGGCGATCTTGATGATCTCGGACCGGGTGGTAAAGCAGATGGTCGTTGAAGGGCTTGAAGGAGCGGTCATTGACGATGCGGGGCGACAGCGCATGCTGACACAGCGTATCGGTTTCAGTGCGACACAGTATCTGATCACAGGAGATGCCAACTATTTTACGCAGTTCCAGAAGGCGTACGGGCTCTACGGTGCCACGCTCAAGCGGTTTGAGGAGAACCGGGTCTGGTACCAGCGGCCTGACCTGCATCAACTGCTGATTGAAAATGATAAACAGTGGCAGAAATATTCCACCTATATGTTTGAACTGATGGAAAAGCAGAAGCAGCTCAATGAAGCCGTGCTGCATATCAAGGAACTTAATGTTGTTTTGCTTGAGACTATGGACTCTGCGGTAGCAGCCTACAGTGCCTATTCGGAAGAGCAGCGTGCCTTTTTACAATATTTCCAATATGCCGCAAGCTTGATCGCTTTGCTTTTTATGGTGTATGCCGTGTATCTGACACGAAGGATCCAGGGAGACTTCGAGCTTTTCCTTGACCGTTCCAGGTCGATGGCGGATTCGTTGAAGCTTTCAGAAGAGACGGTACGGTACGAACCGACAATGGAGACGGTCCAGACCGATGAGCTTTCTCAGGCATCGATGCATATGAGTCATTTTGTGGACAAGATCAACACGATACTTCAGCATGCCCAGCAGGCGATCCATGAGTCCGAACAGGCTGCTAATGAATTGGCCACTGTCACTGAAACTATGGATGAGGAGTTTGAGGGATTAGGGATAGATGAGGCATCCAAAAAAGATATTGATCGTACAATAGATAAAAGTGAAGATATCGTCATCCAGACGCTTGAAGAGCTCTCCGGCACATCAAGACTGTTGACAAAACTGCAAGAAAACCTCAACAGCATCGT
- a CDS encoding Crp/Fnr family transcriptional regulator, translating to MTKRVTEEYLKTIPLFSDLSQEELAELIKIVSLRKYPKGAILYYEKEKHNEIYYLKEGLIKIYKVDRFDNEVFMYNLFSDTLISEITDFDRIGCFANAEFAIDSDVLVIDFEHFQQMYMNSPNLMLKLLKEFAKKSKMMQCIINREIVFDGTAKVAFMLINDLRSFNQLKKQEIAYMLNIQPETLSRILKKLTRSGMIDTVDGETVLKDEATLREIFE from the coding sequence ATGACCAAGCGTGTCACGGAGGAATATCTAAAGACCATTCCTTTATTCTCGGACTTGTCACAAGAGGAGCTGGCGGAGCTCATAAAGATTGTGTCGCTGCGCAAATACCCGAAGGGCGCGATTCTCTATTATGAAAAAGAGAAGCACAATGAGATCTACTATCTGAAAGAGGGGCTGATCAAGATCTACAAGGTAGACAGGTTCGACAATGAAGTGTTCATGTACAACCTTTTCAGCGATACGCTGATATCAGAGATCACTGATTTCGACCGTATCGGGTGCTTTGCCAATGCGGAATTCGCCATTGACAGTGATGTACTGGTTATCGACTTTGAGCATTTTCAGCAGATGTATATGAACAGTCCAAACCTGATGTTGAAACTGCTGAAAGAGTTCGCCAAGAAGAGTAAAATGATGCAATGCATCATCAACCGGGAGATCGTGTTTGACGGCACGGCGAAAGTCGCCTTTATGCTGATCAACGATCTTCGGAGTTTCAACCAGCTCAAGAAGCAGGAGATAGCCTATATGCTGAATATTCAGCCTGAAACACTTTCACGCATTCTGAAAAAACTGACACGCAGTGGCATGATCGATACTGTTGACGGTGAAACAGTTTTGAAAGATGAAGCAACATTGCGGGAAATTTTTGAATAA
- the moaA gene encoding GTP 3',8-cyclase MoaA: protein MLRDQFGRDVTYLRVSVTERCNFRCQYCMPEKPFSWVPRENLLSYEELYSFIRIGIDQGITKIRLTGGEPLTRDDLDHLIAMIIEYAPDVDIGLTTNGYLLEPMVERLSNAGLKRINVSLDSMQKETLHAITKKDVLDKVKAGIEAAVQAGLKVKINSVIMKKVNEDEVIALFEYAKGLGAQIRFIEYMENSFASSHVQGLTSDEILDILGKHVSFSPVLIGSDGPATLYECTDGCRFGTIEPHKHDFCATCNRIRLTAEGDLIPCLYFDEAMSVKDALRENDLDQAEQVLRTVVFNKPEKNRWNANDSEVSTRAFYQTGG, encoded by the coding sequence ATGCTGCGCGACCAATTCGGCAGAGACGTGACCTATCTGAGAGTCTCGGTCACCGAACGGTGTAATTTCCGCTGCCAGTACTGCATGCCCGAAAAACCTTTCAGCTGGGTTCCCCGTGAAAATTTGCTCAGCTATGAAGAGCTCTACTCGTTTATACGCATCGGGATCGACCAAGGGATCACGAAAATACGTTTAACGGGGGGCGAACCTTTGACACGTGACGATCTGGACCACCTGATCGCCATGATCATCGAGTATGCACCAGATGTCGATATCGGGCTCACTACCAACGGTTACCTACTGGAACCGATGGTTGAACGGCTCAGCAATGCAGGATTGAAACGGATCAATGTTTCCCTCGATTCCATGCAAAAAGAGACATTGCATGCCATTACAAAAAAAGATGTTTTAGACAAAGTCAAGGCTGGGATTGAAGCCGCTGTACAAGCAGGCCTGAAAGTCAAGATCAACAGTGTCATCATGAAAAAGGTAAACGAGGATGAAGTCATTGCCCTTTTCGAATATGCCAAAGGGCTTGGGGCGCAAATCCGTTTCATCGAATACATGGAGAACAGTTTTGCCAGCAGCCATGTGCAGGGGCTGACAAGTGATGAGATTCTGGACATTCTGGGTAAGCATGTCAGTTTCAGCCCCGTGCTGATCGGCAGTGATGGTCCGGCGACACTCTATGAATGCACAGACGGGTGCCGTTTTGGAACGATCGAACCGCATAAACACGATTTTTGTGCCACTTGCAACCGCATCAGACTCACTGCGGAAGGCGATCTCATTCCCTGCCTGTACTTCGATGAGGCCATGAGTGTCAAAGATGCTTTGCGTGAAAATGATCTTGATCAGGCTGAACAGGTGTTGAGAACCGTCGTCTTCAACAAACCCGAAAAAAACCGCTGGAACGCCAATGACTCCGAAGTCTCGACGCGGGCGTTCTACCAGACGGGTGGATAA
- a CDS encoding MoaD/ThiS family protein, giving the protein MITVHCLGPIGNLVLEIKAANLAEVADQIRLNETIRPWLETCAVAINDTLVTALDMPLKDGDRVSLLPPVCGG; this is encoded by the coding sequence ATGATTACCGTACATTGTCTGGGCCCAATAGGCAATCTTGTCCTTGAAATAAAAGCTGCGAACCTGGCTGAAGTCGCAGACCAGATACGTTTGAACGAAACGATACGTCCTTGGCTGGAAACGTGTGCCGTTGCCATCAACGATACACTGGTTACCGCTTTGGACATGCCGCTGAAAGACGGGGACAGGGTCTCGCTGCTTCCGCCGGTATGCGGAGGCTGA
- a CDS encoding molybdenum cofactor biosynthesis protein MoaE, giving the protein MLEIHHGPLNVPLILKRWYEEESLKNYGAFIPFIGTVREENGVDGLSFDIYDPLLNRWFTEWQQRAKTKDALVKMAHSRGDVPVHTSSYIAAVFSPKRRTALEMIETFVESFKASAPIWKYDLVNGRRIYAADRSAPIEGSGILV; this is encoded by the coding sequence ATGCTGGAAATCCATCACGGACCACTAAACGTCCCGCTCATCCTCAAACGCTGGTATGAGGAAGAATCCCTTAAAAACTATGGGGCCTTTATCCCCTTTATCGGCACAGTCAGAGAAGAAAACGGCGTTGACGGCCTGAGCTTTGACATCTATGATCCGCTCCTGAACCGGTGGTTCACCGAATGGCAGCAAAGAGCGAAAACGAAAGATGCCCTCGTGAAAATGGCGCACAGCCGTGGCGATGTTCCCGTACACACGTCGTCTTATATTGCTGCCGTTTTCTCACCGAAGCGCCGGACAGCACTCGAAATGATTGAAACATTTGTCGAAAGCTTCAAGGCTAGCGCCCCTATCTGGAAATATGATCTCGTCAATGGGCGGCGCATCTATGCCGCCGACCGCTCCGCACCAATTGAGGGCAGTGGAATACTCGTCTAG
- a CDS encoding c-type cytochrome, which produces MKIHYPVYFALVTILLHGCESNPVMDKEPCDSNSHTLAKEDSRGKAYIAMQREYNEIDSTAYLERYVVDVINQGSDVLGLPAGSMAAGFSDPSDAQIIAAYVVSIAGKSPVNPEYIQEGSLYYAGNCSGCHGSDGKGMGGAYPDLTLPMLEGIKLKKSALQRQIDAIGEKRAAD; this is translated from the coding sequence GTGAAAATTCATTACCCTGTTTATTTCGCTCTTGTGACTATCTTGCTTCATGGATGTGAATCAAACCCTGTCATGGATAAAGAACCCTGCGATAGCAATAGCCATACCCTGGCGAAAGAAGACAGCAGGGGAAAAGCTTATATAGCTATGCAGCGTGAATACAATGAAATTGATAGCACTGCTTATCTGGAAAGGTATGTCGTGGACGTCATCAATCAAGGTTCCGATGTGCTTGGGCTTCCGGCCGGGAGTATGGCAGCAGGTTTTTCCGATCCTTCCGATGCTCAGATAATTGCTGCATATGTTGTCTCTATCGCGGGCAAAAGCCCCGTCAATCCGGAATACATTCAGGAGGGCAGTCTCTATTATGCCGGTAACTGTTCGGGGTGTCATGGCAGTGATGGCAAAGGGATGGGCGGGGCCTATCCGGACCTGACACTGCCGATGTTGGAAGGCATAAAACTGAAAAAAAGTGCATTGCAGCGTCAGATTGATGCTATCGGAGAAAAAAGAGCTGCTGACTAG
- a CDS encoding response regulator transcription factor, whose product MADILLLEDDVTLAESLIFLLEDEGYEVSWVRDGTAAIDATATTSFDLLLLDVNVPGTDGFTALRSLRDAAIDTPAIFITALQDIRSLSQGFQSGANDYLKKPFDFDELMIRIKALIRQYYQGILETIEIGDLSFHIDRGELYRKSVFIPLSDYERRLVRLFFRHSGTTLTKEDILFETAHGEEASEGALRVRINKLRKIGLPIQTVKNVGYRLEIK is encoded by the coding sequence ATGGCGGACATCTTACTACTTGAGGACGATGTCACACTTGCCGAATCCCTTATCTTTCTACTTGAAGATGAAGGGTACGAGGTTTCTTGGGTCCGGGACGGCACTGCAGCTATAGATGCTACCGCAACCACCTCGTTCGATTTGCTGCTACTGGACGTCAATGTTCCCGGGACAGATGGCTTCACTGCCCTACGATCTCTACGTGACGCCGCAATCGACACCCCGGCCATATTCATTACCGCTTTGCAGGATATACGTTCACTATCACAGGGGTTTCAAAGCGGTGCCAACGATTACCTCAAAAAACCCTTCGATTTCGACGAACTGATGATCCGTATCAAAGCACTGATCCGGCAGTATTATCAAGGCATCCTTGAGACCATAGAAATAGGAGACCTTTCATTTCACATCGATCGCGGTGAACTGTACAGAAAGAGTGTATTCATCCCGTTGAGTGACTACGAACGTCGACTGGTCAGGCTTTTTTTCAGGCACTCCGGCACCACATTGACAAAGGAGGACATCCTTTTTGAAACAGCGCATGGTGAAGAGGCCAGCGAAGGCGCATTACGGGTAAGGATCAACAAACTGCGCAAAATCGGCCTTCCCATTCAGACAGTAAAAAATGTAGGGTACCGGCTTGAAATCAAGTGA
- a CDS encoding HAMP domain-containing sensor histidine kinase, producing MKSSEKRAFWKFFLTYFISVALLILTAGHFYYSQMQHQLLEMEHFSLIEYAKRLKVGESTEGLEGYTHRYEQRTFEHFSIDNFNQRNDQFEKWVPGNEKGVYIFITKNTTHFEEQRNRLFFVVAGTQFLLLLLFAIISFILARNAIAPLQKSIRELDRFAKDLIHDLNTPVTSIGLNLKALRKEPLLHNHSALDRLQKSADAISDLHKNLRYLLHEGSYTPELIDLEQMVDSLLAEYRQLYPHQHFEVAIHERNVQANAAALRQILDNLLSNACKFSADSGKITLTYKDKKLTIADEGIGIKRPERIFERSYSEQYGSGIGLDIVKRLCDAMQVHIDVLSTERGTSISLTFR from the coding sequence TTGAAATCAAGTGAAAAAAGGGCTTTCTGGAAGTTTTTCCTCACCTACTTTATAAGTGTTGCTCTTCTCATCCTGACAGCAGGTCATTTCTACTATTCCCAGATGCAGCACCAACTGCTTGAAATGGAACATTTTTCCCTCATAGAGTACGCCAAACGGCTCAAAGTCGGCGAGAGCACTGAAGGTCTGGAAGGCTATACGCACCGATATGAGCAAAGAACATTTGAACATTTCAGCATCGACAATTTCAACCAAAGGAACGATCAATTCGAAAAATGGGTACCTGGCAATGAAAAAGGTGTTTATATCTTCATTACCAAGAACACCACGCATTTTGAAGAACAACGCAACAGGCTCTTTTTCGTTGTCGCCGGAACGCAGTTTCTTCTACTGCTCCTGTTCGCAATCATCAGCTTTATTCTCGCACGAAACGCTATCGCACCGCTGCAAAAAAGCATACGCGAGCTCGATCGCTTTGCCAAAGATTTGATCCACGATCTCAATACACCGGTAACATCAATCGGGCTGAACCTCAAAGCATTGCGCAAAGAACCCTTGCTGCATAATCATTCCGCACTGGACCGTCTTCAAAAAAGTGCTGATGCCATTTCCGATCTGCACAAGAACCTGAGGTATCTTCTACACGAGGGGTCCTATACGCCCGAGCTGATAGATCTTGAACAGATGGTTGATTCCCTGCTCGCGGAATATCGGCAGCTCTATCCTCACCAGCATTTTGAAGTAGCAATCCATGAAAGAAATGTTCAGGCAAACGCAGCAGCCCTGCGGCAGATTCTGGACAATCTGCTCTCCAATGCATGCAAATTCAGTGCAGATTCTGGCAAGATAACACTCACTTACAAAGATAAAAAACTGACAATTGCAGATGAAGGAATCGGGATCAAGCGTCCTGAACGTATTTTCGAGCGCAGCTACTCCGAGCAATACGGTAGTGGTATTGGGCTTGATATTGTCAAACGCCTCTGTGATGCCATGCAGGTCCACATCGATGTTCTTTCAACAGAACGCGGCACCTCGATCTCATTAACATTCCGCTAA
- a CDS encoding TolC family protein codes for MPMLFKKLFYLLLPISSLLYAMSMEETVALGLTYNQQLQSADLQISLADEQKRESASRHFGKIEAVANYSHYNTPRTLFPLTPAAIATGASKIATTQDLFSAGIHYQASLFSGYELQDTEAVAELQRKIASLKYRLAREELIFTIRSAYIDALGAQANAKAWEHYSEAMETLYSATKRMVSLGKKAEVELLKVDAERLGSETNAELFAAQRESMVGLLTVLTGGTRPLIPLEDIPIVPSLQSLRDAASSSRIQINDLLIDQTEKNEHKSHASSLPQAGIEGYYGYSFGPNDPTNPYSGNWEHQELWNIGLNLQWNILDFGTSSAKQQQARILKIQQKHSKAHTVLQVEQDRREGTISFNTAKRRYELAKKEYALAQKTEEIETLRYQEGEISMNDFLLQKAKTQMILSEMLSSRYALLKAYYILEYLYEQGDTQ; via the coding sequence ATGCCGATGTTGTTTAAAAAACTTTTTTACCTCCTCTTGCCAATCAGTTCGCTCCTCTATGCAATGAGCATGGAGGAGACTGTTGCTCTGGGACTTACTTACAATCAGCAGCTTCAATCAGCTGACCTGCAGATATCGCTGGCAGATGAACAAAAGCGAGAAAGCGCATCAAGGCATTTCGGGAAGATCGAAGCAGTAGCAAATTACTCGCATTACAATACTCCCAGAACGCTTTTTCCGCTCACTCCCGCCGCCATTGCAACAGGTGCGTCTAAAATCGCGACAACCCAGGATCTTTTCTCGGCAGGGATTCACTACCAGGCTTCGCTATTCAGTGGATATGAACTGCAGGATACTGAAGCGGTCGCCGAGCTTCAAAGAAAGATTGCTTCCTTGAAATATCGTCTTGCGCGTGAAGAGCTCATTTTCACAATCCGCAGTGCATATATTGACGCCCTTGGCGCACAAGCCAATGCAAAAGCATGGGAACACTATTCCGAAGCAATGGAAACCCTCTATAGCGCTACGAAAAGAATGGTATCTCTCGGGAAAAAAGCGGAGGTCGAACTTCTAAAAGTCGATGCGGAACGCCTCGGCAGTGAAACCAATGCCGAGCTTTTCGCGGCTCAGAGAGAATCCATGGTCGGTCTTTTAACCGTACTGACCGGGGGAACCCGTCCTCTTATACCACTGGAAGATATTCCAATCGTTCCGTCCTTGCAATCCCTGAGGGATGCGGCAAGCTCTTCGCGGATACAGATCAACGATCTTCTCATTGACCAAACTGAGAAAAATGAGCACAAAAGCCACGCGTCCTCACTTCCGCAGGCGGGGATAGAAGGCTACTACGGCTACAGTTTCGGCCCCAATGACCCGACCAATCCATACAGCGGAAACTGGGAACATCAAGAACTTTGGAATATCGGCCTCAATCTGCAGTGGAACATATTGGATTTCGGGACCAGTTCAGCCAAGCAACAACAAGCCCGTATCCTGAAAATACAGCAAAAACATTCCAAAGCGCATACCGTACTACAAGTCGAGCAGGATCGCCGTGAAGGGACCATCAGTTTCAATACGGCAAAACGACGGTACGAACTGGCGAAAAAAGAGTATGCACTCGCACAAAAAACAGAGGAGATCGAGACGCTCCGCTACCAGGAGGGGGAGATCAGCATGAACGATTTCCTGTTACAGAAAGCGAAAACCCAAATGATACTGAGTGAAATGCTTTCATCGCGATATGCCCTTTTAAAGGCATATTACATCCTCGAATACCTCTATGAACAAGGAGATACACAATGA
- a CDS encoding efflux RND transporter periplasmic adaptor subunit, producing MKKYVFLLIALAFLISGALLLLNRKAEITSLPVPQKHIANVDIFTPVDREIITSYPTLAHIQSKQLSKLATRYSSVVVEIPVHESQRVRKGDLLVRLDSGDVQKTIRALEGKKTALESEVAVLSKRFHSDALLFKAGAISEERYDTSRLSLVNKSALLTELDATLQIQKQQLPYYELRAPYDGIIGTVDIEIGDVTVPGKGLIELHSEPKIARIAYPTTLSIPQNAAVHSHGIFIGNVVSRYADAPQGLYEAEIALDPKSAFVHGEAVPVAVELQKIMHCSVPEKALFKSGKSQTVLENRNGAFVPLAVDVLARDGSYAAVEPCPESSVAVASATKLAALALQNSHEATEHP from the coding sequence ATGAAAAAATACGTTTTCTTGCTTATCGCTCTCGCGTTCCTCATCTCGGGCGCATTACTGTTGCTGAACAGAAAAGCGGAAATTACCTCACTGCCAGTTCCGCAAAAACACATCGCCAATGTTGACATATTTACACCGGTTGACCGTGAGATTATCACTTCATATCCAACACTGGCCCATATCCAGTCAAAGCAACTCTCTAAACTCGCGACTCGCTACAGCAGTGTCGTCGTCGAAATACCGGTCCATGAGTCGCAACGAGTCAGAAAGGGCGACCTGCTTGTCCGGCTTGATTCTGGCGACGTGCAAAAAACAATTCGAGCACTCGAAGGCAAAAAAACAGCACTTGAGAGTGAAGTGGCAGTACTTTCAAAACGGTTTCATTCAGATGCACTCCTCTTCAAAGCCGGAGCCATATCCGAAGAACGCTATGATACTTCTCGCCTCTCGCTTGTAAACAAATCCGCCTTGTTGACAGAACTCGATGCCACTCTTCAAATACAGAAACAGCAGCTCCCCTATTACGAACTCCGTGCACCGTATGATGGAATCATCGGCACGGTTGATATAGAAATAGGGGATGTCACTGTACCCGGGAAAGGGCTTATAGAACTGCACTCGGAACCTAAAATCGCCCGAATCGCTTATCCAACAACCCTTTCCATACCCCAAAATGCCGCTGTACATAGCCATGGCATCTTTATTGGGAACGTCGTTTCCCGGTATGCCGACGCACCGCAGGGACTTTACGAGGCCGAAATTGCACTGGATCCGAAATCTGCATTTGTGCATGGAGAGGCTGTCCCGGTGGCAGTCGAACTTCAAAAGATTATGCATTGCAGTGTCCCGGAAAAAGCATTGTTCAAAAGCGGGAAGTCCCAGACAGTCTTGGAAAACCGCAATGGAGCATTTGTGCCGTTGGCAGTCGACGTGCTTGCGCGTGACGGGTCTTATGCAGCTGTAGAACCCTGCCCCGAAAGCAGTGTCGCTGTCGCATCTGCGACCAAATTAGCAGCGCTGGCCCTACAAAACAGCCACGAGGCGACAGAACATCCATGA